CTGCGAGCACAAAGCAGCTGCGTTAGCGGCAGAGGTCAGTGACGCCGGCCCCGCACCGGAGGACGACCTCCCGGCCCGCCCCACTGCGACAAGCCGCGTCTCACCCTCTCCGCGGCCTCGCGCGCCCCTCGCCGCTCTGCAGTGTCCGCGCCCCGGACCGTCGCCGGCGCCGCGGGAGGCCGGCCTCTCCAGCACTCGGCGCCACCGGGGGATGGCGGCCCGCGCCGTCGCAGCCGCGCCACTGACCGCCGCGAGGCACCGGTGGCCGGGCCGAGCGGCCCCGAAGATGCCCGGACCGCCGCCCACGTGAAGGGAAGCGCCGGGGCCCGCGCGGCCGCAACCCCAGCCCCCGTCCCCGTCCCCGCCAGAGCGGAGCCCGGGCGCGCGCTGGGAGGCGGCCCGGCGTCGCGACGGGGCGGAGGGCGCGCGCTTCCGGCCCAAGCCGGAAGTCCCGACCGTGGCTGCATCCGGGACGGCGGGCGGGCGGGCCAAACGGGACAGGAAGGTGAGATCCGGGAGCTGCCGGTCTCTGCAGGCTCGGCCGGTGGCCGCTGCCCCGCTCTGGGCTCCCGGCGCCGCGAGGCGGAGAGGCCCGGGCCCGGCGCCGCCCGCGCAGCCCTGGTCGGGGTCGCCCGGCGCTGCAgcgcggcggggggcggggccggctgCCGGGgaggcccggggtgggggtgctggggagccTCCCGGCCCGGCCCGGGTGACACCGGCTGGGACTCCGGCCGCAGCGACAGGGGCCGGGCCGCCGCGTGACTGGCCGCTGTCACGCTGTGCTTAATCACAATTAGCTTGTGCTCCAGGCTGGCGGCGCTCCCATTTCTCCCAGCCGGTGACCCCGGGGATTTCTCTTATGGTGGCTTTCTCTGAAATGCCAAAACCACCCGAATATTCAGAACTGAGTGACTCTTTAACGCTTGCCGTGGGAACAGGAAGATTTTCGGGACCACTGTAAGTGTTTAAGAGTTACTGTCTTAACGTGGGGGCTCCGACATCGGTTTGACTTGTAGAATCTAGTGTTCACGTCCAAAACAGTACTGTGAAGGCAGAAACTATTTGGACCATAATGGTGAAGTGTTCCTTAGAAAACCAGTTTAATTCCAGTTTCTCAAGGGAAGGTGTGCTGGACCTATTTAATCCGGATACAGAGATTGATTAATTCTGTGGGGCTTACATAAAAAGCACTTTCAGTATATGCTGAAACTTTACTTTCTCTTAACTATTACATAAAGCAACAAGCTGTGCATTGTTTACATTTCTTAGGAAATGtgaatttaataatttcaaacCTTAAATGCACTAATGGGGAGTCGTTGCGATGACAGCATTACTAgaccctaactttttttttcttttttttcttttttttttttttaatttgaaggcACAGAGCATGGAGAATGATGAACTTCCGTCAGAGGATGGGATGGATTGGAGTGGGATTGTATTTGTTAGCAAGTGCAGGAGCGTTTTACTATGTTTTTGAAATCAATGAGACTTACAACAGGCTGGCCTTGGAACACATTCAGCAGCACCCAGAAGAGCCCCTTGAAGGAACCACATGGACACACTCCTTGAAAGCTCGGTTACTCTCCCTGCCTTTTTGGTTTTGGACAGTTATTTTTCTGATACCTTATTTACAGatgtttttgttcctttattcttGTACAAGAGCTGACCCCAAAACGGTGGGCTACTGCATTATCCCCATATGCTTGGCAGTCATTTGCAATCGCCACCAGGCATTTGTCAAGGCTTCTAATCAGATCAGCAGACTACAACTGATTGATACGTAGAATCGGTCACCATTTTTTCCTTACAGTTACAAAACTGCCACTACCGTATGGAGCCTGGTCACAAGACTGCAGTTTCTTCACAGATCTCAGGAAGTTGTGGTGGGGCAGAGGCTTTCTAAAAAGTGTGACTAGGGGGCTATCTTTATCTgaataataatgaatttttaagttgAAGCCTGAGATACAGTACTACAAAATCATGTTGATGACTTCAGATTTTGGAAGTAAAATCGTGTCTGTTATTTGCATTCTTTAGAAACTTGAATAAGTACCTGAACTCCCATTTTTATTCTACTGTGCAACATAGTGATGATTCATAAatttttcctttggggaaaaaaataagtatgaacATTTCCATTGTGCTTAATGTAAAGAGGTCCAAACATGGtcataaagtttaaattttatacaattaACTTGGCTTGCTTTAGAATTCTTCAAACTAAAACACCAATTCAGCGTGTTGTAACTAAGCCAACTATTTCTGCTTGCTTGCTACCAGTTTGTGAGAAATTGGTATAAAATTACTGAGGTGATGGCTGTCTTGATAAGTAAAATTTGTGCTTCCTTTTGGTAATGCTGTCAGCATTATCAGCGTTATTAATGCtactagtttttaaaagattacttgGGAAGAAACTAAATGTTTGAAAGTTGAGAAATCTTAACACATAGAGGATGGAAACAAGGTGTTCAGTGGAAATATTTAGTCTGGTCCCTGTCAGATGTGTGACACCCTTCTAAAATACTACCAGTTGTCatccttctgattttctttctggcCTAAGGTCCAGTCTTCAGGTCTTCAGGCAACAGGTGATTTGCATGAAGATGTGATCTGTGTGCTTCTTCCTTTGCATTTGTACTTACTACCTCATGTCTGGTACCAATACAAAGAACTAAAACATGGAAATAtcagattttaggattttttttccttttttttttt
This Mustela nigripes isolate SB6536 chromosome 13, MUSNIG.SB6536, whole genome shotgun sequence DNA region includes the following protein-coding sequences:
- the LYSET gene encoding lysosomal enzyme trafficking factor isoform X1; translated protein: MVAFSEMPKPPEYSELSDSLTLAVGTGRFSGPLHRAWRMMNFRQRMGWIGVGLYLLASAGAFYYVFEINETYNRLALEHIQQHPEEPLEGTTWTHSLKARLLSLPFWFWTVIFLIPYLQMFLFLYSCTRADPKTVGYCIIPICLAVICNRHQAFVKASNQISRLQLIDT
- the LYSET gene encoding lysosomal enzyme trafficking factor isoform X2, translated to MMNFRQRMGWIGVGLYLLASAGAFYYVFEINETYNRLALEHIQQHPEEPLEGTTWTHSLKARLLSLPFWFWTVIFLIPYLQMFLFLYSCTRADPKTVGYCIIPICLAVICNRHQAFVKASNQISRLQLIDT